Genomic DNA from Leptospira venezuelensis:
TCCTTCTTCTTCTTTCCTAGTCTCTAAAGAATTTGGAAATTGTAGATTTTTACCTTTCAGCAATTGGGTGATCGATGGACTGACTGAAAATATCTGGAGTAATCTTTCCGCTTCTTCTCCTTTTGTTCAGAATGGAACAAATTTGAAAATTGGAGTGAACCGTACAATCCAAAATCCATCCCAAGGAATTTCAGTAAAAGTAAGCGGAACAGGTGCGCCTCTTTCTTACGGAGCAGGAACTCCAACAACCAACCAGGCATATTCTTTAACTTGGAATAATATTCTGACGGGAGCTTCCCCTGGAATTTCTTCTTACTCACAAGATGTTTCCGTTTTGAGAGAAGGATATTCCGGATCGGATCTCATCTTCTCTCACCAAGTTTCTTCCTTAAGTGCATTGCAGTACGGTGCGGATAGAAGCGACTCTAATCCTTTATCCTGGTACCGTCTCTGGAGTGCGGGCTCATTACAAGTAGTACATGTAGAGAAAAATTTCACTTTAAATGTTTCTGTGGACGAACCAGTGAAATGGAAATACATTGATTGTCTTCCAAGGTCAGGAAAAGTATCCTTCACTTTGAGCGGAAATCTAACCGGGACCGGGACTGTTTCCTTTTCCGATGGCTCCGGTTATTATGTTTACACTATGACTGATTCCGACGGAAACAATTCTACAGAGCAGGGCAATTTGGACTTCTCCTCTTGTAGCGTCCCACTTTTTATTCTCTAAAAATTTCTCTTGCATAAGAACGCACCAGGTCGAATCCTCTTGGGAAAGGATTCTTCCAGGTTTGATGAACTCATATTCCTTTCGTCCGATCCATTTTATCATTCTATTTTTATCTTTAATCTTTTTGGCAGCTCCACATATACTCGGATCTCCTGATCCGAGCAAGCCATGTTATGGAAAAAAAATCAAAGGAATGCAATGTATTCCTGAAGGATATTTCATCCGGGGAAGTAATACCCACGATCCCGACGAGGCTCCCGAACAAAAAATTTATCTCAGCGACTTCTTCATAGATTTATACGAAGTCACAAATGAGGATTTCAGCAAATGTATAGAAGAAGGCTCCTGCAAAGATTGTCTCTATAACGGCACTTGCGATTATATTGGTCCTGCTTATGGTGATCTATATTTAAAACCAAAACAGCCTGTTCTAGGAGTAAGTTGGTATACTGCAAAAGAATATTGTGAATGGGTAGGTAAAAGGCTCCCAACAGAAGCAGAATGGGAAAAGGCTGCGAGAGGTCCAAAAGGAAACTTATTTCCTTGGGGAAACAAACCCGCCAACTGTAAGTTAGCTGTCATTGAGGAAGATGAAAGAAAGGGTTGTGTATATAAAAAGATCAATCCTCCGAATTTAATGCCCACTGCTCCCGTAGGAAGTAGACCTGCAGGAGTTTACGGACTTTTTGATATGGCCGGAAATTCCTGGGAATGGGTCCAAGACTGGTATTCCGAAAATTACAAAGTATGCGGGGAGGCCTGTAATGGAAAAGATCCAAAAGGGCCTTGCGACGGAGAAGATAACTGTCCTGGTTTTGATAAAAAAACCTTAAAAGGCGGATCCTGGTGGTGGCCCTCAAGTTATGCAAGAGGTTCCAAAAGAAGAGCGCATGTACCTCAAAATTACCCTGAATATCATCATTTTGGGTTCCGTTGTGCAAAGGACGCAGGTTAAAAAGCTATACAACGGACGGCGCTCTTATAAACAAACGTAAGAAGCCAAAAATGGTTATGCGAAATGAAAACAAAAAATCTAAAGAAACCTATCGTTTCTCTCTTGTTGGTCCTCCTACTAGGATGCGGATCTTCAGAGCTTACTCCAATTTCAGGAACGGAGACACCATCTACAAATTGGGAACAAGATAAAAGCCCATATATAATTTCAAATTGGGCATTTTCCGAAATCCCTTCTGGAAATTTTTTTCATGGGCATTTCCCTATTCTGCCGGGACAAAATTCCGAAAATCTTTCCGGTCAAGATTCATCTAAAATAGAATCTTTTTCAGCCGCACCTTCTAATATCTCGAATTATAATCCCAAAGGAAAGGATTCATCTTTTGTATTCTTTCATTCGGTCAAAAGAAGCAAGAACGATCTAGATATATTAATTTCTGCTTATATACCATTTTGTCCATCAGGATGTTATTTAGGAGTAAAATCAGAAGGCAAAGAACAAATCATCGTCCCTGGAGAATCTGAAGATTCCTCCAAACCTAGGATTGTAGTCATTCCATTCCAAAACGAAGAGGTTACACTGGCCCTACAACTATTCCCTTTTAATGGGCCAAGAAACATGATGGAAAACCCTGTGGTAGGTAGTTTTTCAGAAATACAAACTGTCTATCTGGTAAAGGCACTTAGAGTATTATTATTTAGCTCTTTGGAGTTTTTTTCCTTCTTCTTTTTTGCATTTATATATATCAGAAGACCCCAGGATAAATTTAATCTCTCATTTGCACTTTTAAACTTATCCTTAGCTATTTGGTATCCTGCTTATGAAGGTTGGTTCCAATACATAGTAGATTCTCCTTGGACCTGGGTAATTTTCGGGTATTCATTAGGAGCATTTCTTCCTATTTTATTTTACGAATTTACAATCGGAATTTTCCAAGCACCCAGAAATATTCCCGGAAGAATATTACAATTTCTTTTTATTCTTCTGACCATATGGCCTTCGCTGGAGTATGCCATTACTGGAGGGCATCAATATTTCGGAAGGATCGCATTCCATATATTTTTAGTTATATTAGTATTCTTTTATATGAATACTTTATATATATTTTTCAGATATAGATGGAGCAGTATCCTGTCCTTTCGATGGGTAGTTACTGGTTTAATTTTGGTAGCAGTATCTTCTTTTTATACTGTGTTGAGTTTCGCAGGTTTTGGTCAGGCTCAACCTTGGGTGAACGAAAGTTTCCTAGGGTTAACACTATTATTCAGCTTAGCTCTTGCCAAAAGATATGCAGAAGTTTTTAGGGCTTTGGAAAAATCCGAAGGCAAACTCAAATCTTTAAACGAATCCTTAGAAACAAAGGTAGAAGAAAGGACTAAAATTATCGAGCTCCAAAAAGCTGAACTTGTACAAAAAGGAAGAATTTTAGCGAAAGATCTTTCGATCGCAGGAAAAATCCAAAATGCACTTCTGCCCAGAGAGCTTCCCGTTATACCGAATGCAAGGATCTCTTATAGATACAAACCGATGATGGAAATTGGCGGGGACCTACTGGATGTGATTTACGATCCTTCTACAAGTTCCTTAGGAATGTTCATCGGAGATGTGACCGGTCACGGGGTTTCTGCCGCACTTTTAGCGTCCATGTTAAAAATGACCTTGGGAGATTGGTCAATCCTTCTGCAAGATCCTTCTTCTCTTCTATTACATATTCGTAATCAATTCGAAGGAAAACTGGACGGCCATTTTATCACTGCGACCTTAGTTACTGTGGATTTAAGATCGGGCAAAACACTGATCGCAAATGCTGGACATCCCGAATGCCTTATTTTGAGAAAAGGTGGAGTTGTAGAATTCTATAGACCGAAAGGAGTCGCGATCTACGAGGCAATCCCAACCACTTATCAAACAGAATCAGTGGATTTACAACCTGGAGACAAGGTAGTTTTATATACGGATGGAATTCCTGATTCCAGAAATGCTGAAGGAGAATTTTTCGGAGAAGATCGTCTGTCCGAATTACTTAGAAAAAACTCCAATCAACTCCCTGAAGATCTTTGCGATTCTGTCATTCACGGAGTACAAGCTTTCCAGGGGGAATTCCAAAACCAAGATGATATGGCTTTGCTAGTTGTGGAATATTTAGGATAACTCAGTTAAAACCGATATTCTTGCTAATTGGTTCAGGCACGGCTTGGTTCTGTAATTTTCAGAGAAAGTAAAGAATTTGAATATTGAGATAAATGTAATTCTTCTGCGAGTTTTGAGGCTTCATTTAAATAAGAGTTTATTAGATCAGAGATCTGTCTTTCTAGTTGATTCTCTTTTAAAATTCCCAAAATTTCCTGCTGATTATCTCTTTTCCAGTCTCGCCTCTTATCTTCGGGAAGAAAGTAAATCATGGAAGAAATGTCTTCATTCTCCAAATCTTCTTTTAAATCCTGATAATCATCCAAAAGTCTCCAAGCCACTCCAAAAAACTCATACATTCTTTT
This window encodes:
- a CDS encoding formylglycine-generating enzyme family protein; translated protein: MNSYSFRPIHFIILFLSLIFLAAPHILGSPDPSKPCYGKKIKGMQCIPEGYFIRGSNTHDPDEAPEQKIYLSDFFIDLYEVTNEDFSKCIEEGSCKDCLYNGTCDYIGPAYGDLYLKPKQPVLGVSWYTAKEYCEWVGKRLPTEAEWEKAARGPKGNLFPWGNKPANCKLAVIEEDERKGCVYKKINPPNLMPTAPVGSRPAGVYGLFDMAGNSWEWVQDWYSENYKVCGEACNGKDPKGPCDGEDNCPGFDKKTLKGGSWWWPSSYARGSKRRAHVPQNYPEYHHFGFRCAKDAG
- a CDS encoding PP2C family protein-serine/threonine phosphatase yields the protein MKTKNLKKPIVSLLLVLLLGCGSSELTPISGTETPSTNWEQDKSPYIISNWAFSEIPSGNFFHGHFPILPGQNSENLSGQDSSKIESFSAAPSNISNYNPKGKDSSFVFFHSVKRSKNDLDILISAYIPFCPSGCYLGVKSEGKEQIIVPGESEDSSKPRIVVIPFQNEEVTLALQLFPFNGPRNMMENPVVGSFSEIQTVYLVKALRVLLFSSLEFFSFFFFAFIYIRRPQDKFNLSFALLNLSLAIWYPAYEGWFQYIVDSPWTWVIFGYSLGAFLPILFYEFTIGIFQAPRNIPGRILQFLFILLTIWPSLEYAITGGHQYFGRIAFHIFLVILVFFYMNTLYIFFRYRWSSILSFRWVVTGLILVAVSSFYTVLSFAGFGQAQPWVNESFLGLTLLFSLALAKRYAEVFRALEKSEGKLKSLNESLETKVEERTKIIELQKAELVQKGRILAKDLSIAGKIQNALLPRELPVIPNARISYRYKPMMEIGGDLLDVIYDPSTSSLGMFIGDVTGHGVSAALLASMLKMTLGDWSILLQDPSSLLLHIRNQFEGKLDGHFITATLVTVDLRSGKTLIANAGHPECLILRKGGVVEFYRPKGVAIYEAIPTTYQTESVDLQPGDKVVLYTDGIPDSRNAEGEFFGEDRLSELLRKNSNQLPEDLCDSVIHGVQAFQGEFQNQDDMALLVVEYLG